A genomic window from Triticum urartu cultivar G1812 chromosome 7, Tu2.1, whole genome shotgun sequence includes:
- the LOC125522883 gene encoding pentatricopeptide repeat-containing protein At2g37320-like — MLLGLSKRRLCTTSCACFWVCPWTTLAMHKHSHLLWYRFSSHLLWYRFSKHLPSLSLIRLCVANFGTHLSPERSRKQGVRGIHDALRVMHLVPGKAYNGKEEGPSHRRLINDCMHDIMGVQPENRVMRNGKVQFVGSSNNTEQILPNTVDSNDISACPSINKLAKGNKFMLLVELHRRGMSADISILASAMSFCAVKQSIRGGVQLHALLVKVGYELSVLSGTSLISLYARCYQLENACQVFQNMPVKNTVSWTALISGYAQDNKVEPCLQVFQLMRQSACRPNDITFATIFSVCTNHALLALGKSVHSLELRMGFDLCVHVSNALISMYAKCGSIDEAQSIFESIACKDLISWNSMIFGYSQHGLAEHCLSLLKEMEEEHVVPDAISFLGILSSCRHACLVEEGRRCFKAMIRLGMEPELDHYSCMVDLLGRAGLLDEAWDLIHTMSTSPNAVIWGSLLAACRMHGNIPIGIHAAEHRLKLEPGCAATHVQLANLYASIDCWSDVARVRMMMKERGLKTNTGCSWIEIGNKVYTFTAEDRSKSQQVNHVLAVLDCLRSHMEYKYDLLIDGLEFDEPEYFKVGSSTK; from the coding sequence ATGCTGCTAGGCCTTTCCAAACGGAGGCTCTGCACGACTTCCTGTGCATGTTTTTGGGTTTGCCCATGGACAACTTTGGCCATGCACAAACACAGCCATCTCCTCTGGTACCGTTTCAGCAGCCATCTCCTCTGGTATCGTTTCAGCAAACATTTACCATCGTTGTCACTGATTCGTCTTTGCGTGGCGAATTTTGGCACTCACTTATCACCCGAGAGATCAAGAAAGCAAGGGGTTCGTGGCATCCATGATGCATTGAGAGTCATGCACCTCGTGCCAGGGAAGGCATATAATGGCAAGGAGGAAGGTCCATCTCACCGCCGCCTTATCAACGACTGTATGCATGACATAATGGGAGTTCAGCCAGAAAATCGTGTTATGCGTAATGGAAAAGTGCAGTTTGTTGGCTCAAGCAATAATACAGAGCAAATTTTACCCAATACCGTTGATTCTAATGATATCTCTGCTTGTCCTTCCATTAATAAGCTCGCAAAGGGAAACAAGTTTATGCTACTTGTGGAGCTGCATAGGAGAGGAATGAGTGCGGATATATCTATTTTAGCATCTGCCATGAGCTTTTGTGCTGTTAAGCAATCCATTAGGGGAGGTGTCCAGCTCCATGCTCTACTGGTGAAAGTTGGTTATGAATTGTCAGTCCTTTCTGGCACCTCTCTAATCAGCTTATATGCAAGATGTTATCAACTGGAGAATGCTTGTCAGGTTTTTCAGAACATGCCAGTTAAAAATACCGTGTCGTGGACAGCACTCATTTCTGGTTATGCGCAGGATAATAAGGTTGAGCCTTGCCTCCAGGTGTTTCAGCTGATGAGGCAGTCAGCGTGCAGGCCTAATGACATCACATTTGCCACTATCTTCAGTGTGTGCACTAACCACGCACTTCTTGCACTTGGTAAAAGTGTTCATAGTCTAGAACTGAGAATGGGTTTTGATTTGTGTGTGCATGTCTCAAATGCACTGATATCAATGTATGCAAAGTGTGGGAGTATAGATGAGGCCCAGTCCATATTTGAGAGCATTGCGTGCAAGGACCTGATTTCTTGGAACTCCATGATATTTGGATATTCACAGCATGGCCTTGCTGAGCACTGCCTAAGCTTGCTAAAAGAAATGGAGGAGGAGCACGTAGTGCCTGATGCAATCTCCTTCCTTGGCATCCTGTCATCATGTCGGCATGCATGCCTTGTAGAGGAAGGCCGGCGCTGCTTCAAGGCAATGATCAGACTTGGAATGGAACCAGAGTTAGATCACTACTCGTGTATGGTTGACCTCCTCGGCCGGGCAGGATTGCTCGATGAAGCATGGGATTTGATCCATACAATGTCCACGTCCCCAAATGCAGTCATATGGGGTTCTCTGCTGGCTGCCTGTAGGATGCATGGGAATATTCCGATTGGCATCCATGCTGCAGAGCACCGTCTTAAGCTGGAGCCAGGTTGTGCTGCAACTCATGTACAGCTAGCAAATCTATATGCTAGCATTGATTGCTGGAGTGATGTGGCCAGAGTGAGGATGATGATGAAGGAGAGAGGACTGAAGACGAACACTGGGTGCAGCTGGATAGAAATTGGCAATAAGGTTTATACCTTCACAGCAGAAGACAGATCAAAGAGCCAACAAGTAAATCATGTCTTGGCTGTTCTTGACTGCTTGCGCTCTCATATGGAATACAAGTATGATCTGCTGATAGATGGTCTTGAGTTTGATGAGCCTGAATATTTCAAGGTAGGTTCGAGCACTAAATAA